The sequence tgattttgaaaatgttattcaagaccagtcttcttcttcaacattgTGATGAATTGTTCCTTCTCTTCATCTGTTATTCCATTGGTTGAACAGTCTCCTACTCCCCACTCTGCTCCTCTTAGACAATACTTGTCTTGAATAGCTTTTTCATTCCTGAAGGATTAAAAAAAGACACAACACCAATGTCACATGTCCACAATCTTGGCTCTGTACCACTTAGAAGACCAAATGGGCATGCATGAAGGAATAAAATGATGAGACTTTCACTTACTTTTCTTTGTTTAGTTTGGAGTTCTCGAGTAGCTTCTTGAGTATTGGAGATTCTTTGAACCTTGAATCATTTTCAGCGTAGAACTTCTGGTTCTTAGCTGCAATGAACAAGCATTTTTCTTGAAGCAGACACAGACAGACAAAACATAAAGAATTCAAGAATTTGAAAGAGTA is a genomic window of Brassica napus cultivar Da-Ae chromosome A2, Da-Ae, whole genome shotgun sequence containing:
- the LOC106396683 gene encoding uncharacterized protein LOC106396683, producing the protein MFLFYFLKNVDQFMFFSTHEEVTCNGHNFQIKLELIALFLQLRSLRILKTTEAGLMSGSPGIESIPELPKLESLDRFNAKNQKFYAENDSRFKESPILKKLLENSKLNKEKNEKAIQDKYCLRGAEWGVGDCSTNGITDEEKEQFITMLKKKTGLE